The following DNA comes from cyanobiont of Ornithocercus magnificus.
CACCCCTACTCTCTATAGAAGTTTTTCTATTTCCTGGCAGACTAATCTCTGTATCTCTAGATATTAATCTCCTGCCATAGTACATCATAATCTTCTCATCCGTCCCTCCTTAAAGCATCAAAGTATCATCGAAATTCCATCGAGTAGGGAACTACAACTAGGCCAAACATTTACAAGGTATTGGCAGGTGAGGGTTGAGTAATAGTGGAGCAATCACTTAACATTACATTCTTCATCATTGGATGCCCTGATGCGCTCGTTGCCTCTGAAGCTTGTCCCGGGCAGTGATTTGCGACTATCCCTTCAGGAAATATGTCGTGAGAGAGAGATCTCTGGCTTTGTTCTAGGTGTGGTAGGCAATCTTTCGCGCGCTGCACTCCGTTGCCCTGGCCAGCAAAAGCCTACGATCCTTGAGGGCGAGCTCGAGATTATTACTCTCAATGGCACAGTTGCACCAGATAAAGTCCATCTGCATCTAAGCTTGTCCGATAGCACCTGCCAAGTCTGGGGCGGTCATCTTGAGCTCGGGACTGAAGTTCTCAAGGGTGCTGATCTCCTCCTGGGTTTACTGGATCAGCCTCTCCCTCAGGTAGAAGGTCACCATACTACTCCTGCAGTACAGTCGCGGATCGAGGTTGCAGTATTGCCTGGTTGTCCCTGGTCTGCTCGTGCTTTGCGACTATTACGCACGCTAGGTTTGCCTCACGAGGTCACTGTTGTCAGCAGTGATGAAATATTTCAGTTAATGCGACAGCGTAGCAACATGAATACTTTCCCTCAAATTTTTATCAACGGTAAGGTTATTGGTGGCTATGATACTCTTGTAGAATTACATGGCAGTGGTAAGTTGCGAGATTTAGCCCTTGCTAGCTAGATTTCTGTCGAGACTATTACACCGGTTATTGCTAGTTAAGAGCTAAACCTAACAACCGTTACTTACCACTTACACACCTACAACAAACTTTGAAACTTTATTATGATAATAAATGGTAAGCCGCCGCTGCATAGGATAAGCTATTAAAAATAAAATTACTGTCTTACCAGCTGTCAACTTTACCTGGCCTCGACCAGGTCTATCTCCAGCTCTTCAGCTACCTACCTGAGGGAATGAGTTAAGCTTATATGCTTAAAATACTGACCTATGGTAATCTACATTGATTAAGTAGTTGAGAACTCAGCCCTAAGGCTGCAGACTTATGAATAATGCCATCGATTGCACTCCCACCAAGAGTTAGAGGTAATTTGCCTAGTTTAGTTCCTGATGTGACGCCTTGCAAATCAAATGACTCTCCGTGGTTGCCTGATCTTGAAGTGCAGTTAAGGTCCGCCCCTAGTCCCGACACCGATGCATGCAGGTGCCAGTGCCGACTCTGAGTTCATCTGCTGCACGCATGTACAGAGTCCGTTGCAGTGGTCTGCAAGACATACCCCTAACGCGCTCTAGCGTGATTGTTCTGCGTGTTCCTTACTCCCGCCTTGTCTATATGTTTAGGTGCTTATCACCACGGTCTAAAATTGTCAGTATAGACACGCTCTCTTCACTTCCAGCAAAGATTTCTGCAGCTACTCCATCAGCTATTACTGAAAATCCACTAGCTACTGAAGATACTGAAGATGTAGACACGCTCTCTTCACTTCCAGCAAAGATTTCTGCAGCTACTCCATCAGCTATTACTGAAAATCCACTAGCTACTGAAGATACTGAAGATGTAGACACGCTCTCTTCACTTCCAGCAAAGATTTCTGCAGCTACTCCATCACGTGGCAGGCTCGTGCAGCTTTACCCCAAAACTACTGAGGGTCTAGCCAGTCTTGAGGCAGATATAGCCAAGTATGGATCTATGGCAGCTCTATCTCGCCATCTTGTTTGCTCCCCCTCTACCTTAAGCCGTCATCGAGGCTCAATCCGTTCCGCACTTCGCAAAGTAATCTAAACATAACATAGCGATATACAAAAGCCTTATCTAGCTTTTCAGACTCGACCCTTATCGCTAATCTATCTGGTATTTACTAAGACCCAAAGATGCACAGCCAGTTTTGCAGCTAAGTGCTTACAGACATAAAAAATTGTTGTCTACTAGCTGAGGGTGGTGGTCCTAAGCCTAATCTATAGCCTTGACTGTTCAAAGCTCTGGCCCAGCATCCTGACAATAAACATCTGATGTGTTACCTAACCTGTAGATATATTGTATGTTATATCTATATATAACAAGTAAGAGTAAAAGCTAATCATTTTAGTAGGTTTCACACCACTATTTGTTTACATCTCTTCCTAGTATACTTAATATTTGTTACTAACTGAAGCTGTGCTAGTAGCATTTAATACCTTCCGTCAAGTGTTCAAAGACTGATACCTGAGTTTCTCGTAGTTACTACGGCTAACAAACCAAACATTACTTCATCTACCCAGCATGAAAACTGCCCATACCTAAATGGTGAAGGGATAGACCTCACGTCACCAATATCTGGAGCTTTGTGTGCAATTCTGAAAGTCATCATGTTGTCATTCTTAAGCTGACTTTATCCATGATTAAGTCATGACTAATCACTGCCCCCACTGCGGCAGTCTTAGACTGAGGGCTGACCGCTCCCTTAGTGGACGAATTATCTGCACCTATTGTGGGCGCTCAGTTAACCAAAGCTACCGTGCAATACCATGGCTACAACGTCCTCAAAGTCTTCTTATAGGATTTGTGATGCTTGCTCTAATTACCTTCATTTTCACACTGCTGTTAGGATAAATCCAGTCTGACTTTTTGAAAAGGTGCTATGCATTGCTCTCCTCACTAGACTTAAGTGACTGTAGGCAACTAGAGATCACAGCGAGGTAGTGTTATCTCATAGCTTAATTAGAGTCAATGCTTTACAGTGACCTTACCAAATTACCGCTACGAGCAGCTGGAAACATTTGGAAGCAGCTTTACTGGCGCGAGGCGCTGGAACTATAGCTCGCTTCAGTTTGTTGAACGTCTCAACGGTAGAGCAGCAATGCTAGGTTTTACCGTTGGTGTCGTTATTGAGTATATCACCGGGCTCAGCATTACTGGTCAGCTAAGAAGCGTGCTCAGCTGGTATCTTAGTCTTGGCATAGAGACATAGACTCAGCAAGCTCAATAGTGTGGAAGGTGATAAGCTCAGCGTACTTTGATTACTTCTGAAAGATGACTAGCCTATAATTGATCATGCCCGGAGTTTATGCCTTCATACTCCTAAGCTCCTGTAAGGTTTACCTGAATACTCGAATAATTTGACCCTATAGCAAGAGGATAAGTCTCTTGGTGGATTTATTATGGTTAATTACCACTAGTAGGTTGTGCCATTACCTAGAGCAACATCATTTGTAAAGTTTTCCAAGGTGCTATACTTTTAGAGCCACAATAGCCAGGGTGGCTATGATCCTACTTTTTTCCGCCCAATCTTATTAAAAGCTCATCTGTAACATTCGTCTGATTGGTATCAGGGCTCTTCGCTGCAGCTGTTCATCCATCTCAATAGCTGGTTTCAGGGCAATTAAGCAGTCTCTTAGTTTTTCGAGGGTATTAAGACGCATGTGTGGACAGGCATTGCAGCTACAACCATCAATTCCTGGGGCACCAATAAAAGTCTTACCTTGGATCTGCAGACGCATTTGGTGCAAGATTCCAGGTTCGGTAAGAACAATAAAACTGCGGGCATTGCTGCTTTGGCTATGGTGCAGAAGTTTACTTGTCGACCCAATGAAGTCTGCATGATCGAGTAAATGCTCCTGGCACTCGGGGTGGGCAATCACCTCAGCCTCAGGATGCGCAAGCTTTAACTTTAAAACTGCTTCTTCGCTAAAAGTCTCGTGAACTATACAATGGCCAGGCCACAGAGTCAGTGACCGCCCACTCTGGCGCTCTACCCAGCGTCCAAGATTCTGATCAGGGGCAAACAATATCGGGCGATCTACCGGCAATTGACGCACTAAGTCCACTGCATTGCTGCTAGTACAAATAAAGTCACTTTGTGCTTTAACTGCAGCGGTGCAGTTAATATAGCTCACCACGATATGATCGGGATGGCAGGCACGGAAAGCCGCAAATTCGTCGGCAGGACAATCATCTGCAAGTGAGCAACCGGCATTTATGTCTGGCAGAAGCACTGTTTTTCCAGGGTTCAAGATTTTGGCTGTCTCAGCCATAAAATGAACCCCGCAGAAGACAATTGTGTCTGCATCAGTGTCAGCTGCCCAACGGGAGAGCTCAAGGGAGTCACCTATAAAGTCGGCAATGTCCTGAACTTCAGGTTCTTGATAATAGTGGGCAAGAATAACGGCGTTGTGCTGTTTGCGAAGTTCGTCGATCCCCGCCGCAGGATCACGGGATCTTAGCGGTGACGCGATTTCCAGCTCAGCCGTGGAGGCAGAGACCATTCGGAGCCGTTTCGGTCAGTATACTCTCAGCCTAGAGATGCTCCCTGCCGGTTCACCGTCTCGCCATCGCTGGGGACCTGCACGGCGCTTGGGGAGTGCGTGATGAGCTGTTGCTTGAACAACTGCGCCCTGATGCATTGTTGCTTGTAGGAGATCTCGGCGATGGTGACCTGCGCCTAGTGAAACGAATCTGCAGACTTGATCTTCCGGTCGCTGTAATCCTTGGCAATCATGACCAGGGTCGTGACCCAAGTGGTGAGATATTTCAGCGACAACTCATGTTGTTAGGCGAACGCCACTGCGGCTGGAGACTGCGAAGCTGGTCCTTCCCGCCTTTAGCAGTAGTTGGTGGCCGTCCTGGTACTTCTGGCGGTGGCTATTACCTCTCCCGTGCTGTTGAGGCAGTCTATGGACCTATAGATCTTGAAGAGTCCGCCAGAAAAATCAGTGCTGCTGCGCTATCGGCACCTTCTGGATGGCCGCTCATCTTGCTGGCCCACTCTGGCCCAACAGGTCTTGGTTCAGATGTGCACAGCCCTTGCGGGAGAGACTGGAAATCACCTCCCACAGATTGGGGAGATCAGGATCTTGCGCTAGCGCTCGACCAAATTTGCTCCGTCCGCTCTCCTGACCTGGTAGTTTTTGGGCATATGCACCACATCCTCAAGCGAGGTAAAGGCATGCGCCGTACCTTTCATCAAGATAGGGGCATTGCCTATCTAAATGCCGCTTGGGTTCCGCGACATGGCAGCGATGATAAGGGTCGAGACCTTTGCCATTTCTCCTGGGCTGAATTTGATCAAGAGAGATTGATTCATCTGAGTCACCGCTGGTTCAATCAGGACGGAGCCATCTGCTACCAGCAATCTCTGCTCCAAAGCAACTAGCTCAACCCATGTTGCATCATCATTGATATGAGCTATAACCATGACTCTACGCTATTGCAACACAGTTCTAATGTGGTCTCCTATCATGGGACTCAAGATCGTTAGTATTTTGACCCAGCATAAAACTTGTAAACTAGCAGCATGAAATAATTTTCGCTTAATCGTCAGCTAATACTTAATTTGTACTACTATAGCGTCTGTGCTTCCAGCCTATTCTGTCCTATTTTCTAAGCGGCGACCAACTGTTGCCTGGGCAATGAGATATGCCAAGATAGCAGCTCCAATAAATGCTAACCCATTCCTAATCAATGGCAAGACTTCTTCTGTGCGTGTCACAACTGGGGCAATGCCAAAAACACCGAACAACATTATCCAGAGTGGAGAGAGTAACAGTAGCCAAGACCAAGAGATCACAGACTTTTCTTGGCGCCGTGGATACGCTGCAAAGCCTGCAATCAATCCTCCAAGCAGTGATGTTGCTAGAGTCCAGACCCACTGCTCCGTTGGCAGCCCTGGGACCACCTGACACCCGCCACGATCTAGGCAAAACTCGACAGCATCAAGTGCTCCCAGAATGGCTCCGTCTTCACCATGGTCTCGAACATAATATTGGTTGCCAAAGCGAGTTTGTAGCTCAACCCAGTAGGTCCTTGGCATTAAGGCAAAAAAGGCATCTCCGACATTGAAGTTCAGTAGGTTGCCGCCACGAGGATCAGCAACAACTAACAAGCTACGTTCATCTAAGCCCCAATACGACTTGACTGCAAGACCGGGTGTGCGTTCATACTGAGTAAGAACTCGCAATTTCCAGCCTGTGCGTTCTTCAAAGGCTTTTAGCGCTGACTCCAAGGAGTCTCGCTGGCTGTTGCTGAAAGCCCTAGCAAGATCAATTACCGGAGTCATCTGGTCTGGCAGTAGCTCTGGTCTGTCGTAAGCAGCTACTTGCGGAACAATGCCAAAGTAACTGATCGCCAGAGTCAGCGAGACGGCAAGCTGAACAACCCAGCTGTGACGGCGCTGTGCTCCCATGAACCTGTCGCAGTGATGAGCATTCTCTCCAATGGATCATGCTTCTGTGCCAGTACCGGAATGGTTAGTAAGGCGACTGCGCCAACAGGGTGCTGTATCTTTTAGACGATACATGGACTGGGTGCTGAATGATCGTGAATATGGTGCTTATGGGACTGGTCGTCTGCGAGTTGGCCTCCATGGTGATTTTGTCACGTCATCCTCGCTAGGTTCCTCGTTTGCTTCTCTGCTTGCTCTCCAGATTCAACAATGGTTGCAGAGTCTTAGTACTAGAAGCAAAGTAGACCGCCTAAGTTTAATAGATGTTGGTCCTGGTGAAGGTGATCTAGCTGCAAACTTAGTATCAACGCTGCTTGACTATGATCCAGGCCTAGCTGAATACGTAGAACTAATCCTAGTTGAGCGCAATCCTGGAATGGTGTGTCGGCAACGGCAACGCCTTAAAGGTCTCATGGAAATTCTGCCTGTGCGTTGGAGCTCCTTAAAAAAGCTTGCTGGTTCAGCAATAGAAGGAATCATAATTGCGCACGAGTTGATTGATGCACTTCCAGTAGAACGGTTAGTACTTAGGCAGGTGGGCAAACGACTGCATCGCCAGACTGTCATGCTGTCAGATACCTCAAAACCTTTCCTGCGCTTTGGATCTTCGGCTTTGCCGAACACAATAGCCAGAGAGATTGCGTCAGCATGCCATCGCCTTGGGATCTGTTTACCACCTTCAGAAGCACCAGCAGGTTGGACAACTGAGTGGCCCGCTACTCAGGGAGATTGGCTTGCCGAAGCATCAGCAGTATTGCATCGGGGTATTCTTCTTATAATCGACTATGCGCTAGAGGCCAAGCGATTTTTTCAAGTTCACCGTGCTGAAGGGACACTTGTGGGCTACCGCCGCCAGAGAATGGAGACCTGCATTCTTGACTACCCAGGCGAGATGGATCTCACTGCACACCTCTGCTGCGAATTAGTGGTTGATCAGAGCCGGCAACAAGGATGGACTATGCTAGGGCAATGTCGTCAAGGTGAGGCGCTTCTCGCTCTCGGTTTAGCGCAGCGTCTGCATAAATTGCAAAGTCTGCCACCGTCACAGCTTGCTAAAGCTTTAGAAGAACGTGAGGCACTGCTGCGCCTAGTCGATCCCACAGCACTTGGTGACTTCCGCTGGTTTGCACTGCAGAAGCAACCAAGAGGAATAGCTCCAGACTCTCCTTTCCCCTGTTACTTCATGATGCAACCTTTCAGCGAAACGTCTGTAGGCAAGTCATGATGTCTAGACAGCTGATATCTGATCGCATCTCTACGTGCCCGATAGTTCGTGGAATGACAAATCTAACTATTCCATTATGTACCTTTTTGTCACTTTGAAGTGTGCTCAGAACAATCTCTGGGTCAAGGTTAGGCCAATCGGTCGGAAGTCCTGCTCGTTTGATCAAGAGCTTTTGCCGATCTGCATTTTCACGACTCCAGTAGCCGCGCTGGGCTGATAACTCTCCTATTGCCGCCATGCCAATAGCTACAGCTTCTCCATGCAGCCAGTGGCCATAGCCACAGAGCATCTCAACTGCATGCCCAAATGTATGGCCGTAGTTAAGTATCGCTCGCAATCCCCTTTCACGCTCATCTGCCATTACGATGTGAGTCTTGGCCACTACAGAGCGAGCAAGAATATCATCAAGCAGCTGCATCGGTATAGCAACTAGCTTAGAGAGATCATCTGCTTGCTCGAGCATCTTGAATAGATTGGGATCTCCAATCACACTATACTTGATTACTTCTGCCATCCCAGCACGGAACTCGCGGTCTGGCAATGTGCTAAGTGTCTCCGGGTCAATTAGCACTAGTTGTGGTTGATGAAATGCCCCGATGAGGTTTTTGCCTCCAGGATGATTGACACCTGTTTTTCCACCGACCGCAGCATCTACCATCGCTAGAAGCGTGGTTGGTACTTGTACAACAGCAATGCCTCGTAGCCAGCTTGATGCTGCGAATCCTGTTATGTCCCCGATCACTCCACCACCGAGAGCTACCATCAGAGAGTTTCTTTCAAGTTTGGCACTCCAGGCTGCATCATGGATTTGTGACACAGTTGCTAGTGTCTTTTTATCTTCTCCAGCATCGATAACAAGCAACTTTGGCTCAAATCCTGACCTCCGCAAGCTAGCTAAGCAACAATCTGCATAAGCAGCAGCTACAGTAGGGTTGGTAACAATCAGAGCACGACTACCGAGCAGGGGCCGTGCCGCCCTCAATTCTTCACCAAGGTACTCTAGGCCTCCACGACTAATCAGTACATCATAGGGGTTACACTCCAGAGCTACAGGGATACGGCATAGTGGATGCTCAAAGATCCTTTTCTTCATAAGATGCTCTGGTTGTTCCTGCTCATTTTGCCATGCTAAAATATACTAGTTGTGGTTTCCTAAAAGAGATTTTGCCTGTATGTTAGCCTAGAACTAAAGCTTAAATGATCCTATCTTGACCTTGTCACCAATTTCCGTGTTTGACCTACGGCTCTACTGCTTGTGGTATCTTTGTAACTTTTCAGATAAGTCAGGCTTAGAAGATCAACGATATAGGACTGGGACAGCGAGTGTGTCGAGTGTGATTTAAGAACCAGGCCCTCACAAATGTTCTGCCATTGTCTTGTAGTTAGGCTAGAATCATGTAGGTGATTATACTTCAAATTTTGATCTACCATTATTGCATCAATTATCTTTTGCATACTTTATGCTCAGACTAGACTAGTCGATAGCTGCAGATAGAACAGCTTTAGCCTAGGCTAAAGCTGTTCTATCTGCATAAGCATATTATTAATCTGATACTTATATTGCCTTTGGCTATATTGTCACTTTCAAGGATAGAGCCTAGGCTATTTTGTAAACCAATTGTATCCTTGTCCTCTTCATACCTAGGCATAAGTGACCGAAGTAGATGGCAAGCTTCCGTCTAGAAATCTGGCTGAGCCGATGATAGGAGTCATCGGAGGTGGGCAATTAGCCCAAATGCTGATAAACGCAGCACAAAGGCGTGGGATTCCTGTTGCTGTTCAGACAGGCTCGACGCAGGATCCTGCTGCTAGTGAGGCTGAACGGATCGTGATTGCTGATCCCAAAGATGCTTTAGCTACCCGCCACCTAATTTCAGACTGTGATGGTGTCACTTTTGAGAATGAATGGATTAATATTGATGCGCTTCTGCCACTTGAGCACCAAGGATTTCGCTTCACACCCTCTCTTGGTGCTTTGTCTCGCTTGGTAGATAAGCGATCTCAGAGATGTCTTC
Coding sequences within:
- a CDS encoding quinolinate synthase NadA, giving the protein MVSASTAELEIASPLRSRDPAAGIDELRKQHNAVILAHYYQEPEVQDIADFIGDSLELSRWAADTDADTIVFCGVHFMAETAKILNPGKTVLLPDINAGCSLADDCPADEFAAFRACHPDHIVVSYINCTAAVKAQSDFICTSSNAVDLVRQLPVDRPILFAPDQNLGRWVERQSGRSLTLWPGHCIVHETFSEEAVLKLKLAHPEAEVIAHPECQEHLLDHADFIGSTSKLLHHSQSSNARSFIVLTEPGILHQMRLQIQGKTFIGAPGIDGCSCNACPHMRLNTLEKLRDCLIALKPAIEMDEQLQRRALIPIRRMLQMSF
- a CDS encoding 3-dehydroquinate synthase, translating into MKKRIFEHPLCRIPVALECNPYDVLISRGGLEYLGEELRAARPLLGSRALIVTNPTVAAAYADCCLASLRRSGFEPKLLVIDAGEDKKTLATVSQIHDAAWSAKLERNSLMVALGGGVIGDITGFAASSWLRGIAVVQVPTTLLAMVDAAVGGKTGVNHPGGKNLIGAFHQPQLVLIDPETLSTLPDREFRAGMAEVIKYSVIGDPNLFKMLEQADDLSKLVAIPMQLLDDILARSVVAKTHIVMADERERGLRAILNYGHTFGHAVEMLCGYGHWLHGEAVAIGMAAIGELSAQRGYWSRENADRQKLLIKRAGLPTDWPNLDPEIVLSTLQSDKKVHNGIVRFVIPRTIGHVEMRSDISCLDIMTCLQTFR
- a CDS encoding TIGR04168 family protein, with amino-acid sequence MRDELLLEQLRPDALLLVGDLGDGDLRLVKRICRLDLPVAVILGNHDQGRDPSGEIFQRQLMLLGERHCGWRLRSWSFPPLAVVGGRPGTSGGGYYLSRAVEAVYGPIDLEESARKISAAALSAPSGWPLILLAHSGPTGLGSDVHSPCGRDWKSPPTDWGDQDLALALDQICSVRSPDLVVFGHMHHILKRGKGMRRTFHQDRGIAYLNAAWVPRHGSDDKGRDLCHFSWAEFDQERLIHLSHRWFNQDGAICYQQSLLQSN
- a CDS encoding Zn-ribbon protein, encoding MTNHCPHCGSLRLRADRSLSGRIICTYCGRSVNQSYRAIPWLQRPQSLLIGFVMLALITFIFTLLLG
- a CDS encoding SAM-dependent methyltransferase, producing MDHASVPVPEWLVRRLRQQGAVSFRRYMDWVLNDREYGAYGTGRLRVGLHGDFVTSSSLGSSFASLLALQIQQWLQSLSTRSKVDRLSLIDVGPGEGDLAANLVSTLLDYDPGLAEYVELILVERNPGMVCRQRQRLKGLMEILPVRWSSLKKLAGSAIEGIIIAHELIDALPVERLVLRQVGKRLHRQTVMLSDTSKPFLRFGSSALPNTIAREIASACHRLGICLPPSEAPAGWTTEWPATQGDWLAEASAVLHRGILLIIDYALEAKRFFQVHRAEGTLVGYRRQRMETCILDYPGEMDLTAHLCCELVVDQSRQQGWTMLGQCRQGEALLALGLAQRLHKLQSLPPSQLAKALEEREALLRLVDPTALGDFRWFALQKQPRGIAPDSPFPCYFMMQPFSETSVGKS
- a CDS encoding high light inducible protein, which codes for MTLPNYRYEQLETFGSSFTGARRWNYSSLQFVERLNGRAAMLGFTVGVVIEYITGLSITGQLRSVLSWYLSLGIET